In Acinetobacter sp. CS-2, the sequence TATTGAAAAGAATACCGAAGCTCAAGACATTCAATCTGATGCGTATGACCAGCGTGTACATTCAGTATTGATAGTACCTGAACATGCCCTAAAAAAAATTGAGTCGATGATTTTGGCTACTGGTCATGTACAAAGTGACAGTACCAATCTTTTAGAAGTTTTAAGGCCAATGCCTGAAGAATTCAGAAAAGACGTTGATAACACCGAATTTACAGAAAAAGAAAACGGCGACATCGGTGATGCAGCCGTGGTCATTGTTGATGGTTTGATTCACGACACAAAACGCGGTGTTTGGATCTCTCAAAATTGGGGTTGTGGTAGTCCTAAATTCACCAAGCTTATTCAGGCTGGAGCTGAGCCACCAATTGAACTGATTGCCAAAAATAAGGGGGATAAGTTTAGTGCGACTTTAACGCACGAATTTCAAAAAGCGTATGAGCGAATGGGTTATACCCAAAAACAGGTCGGTTATATACACATCCTATCAAATGGTACACCAACGACTTTCTTTAACTACCTGAGTGACGAATTGCTGTGCAAACTGGAATTCATATCAGTAGACAACAACCGTTTAAACGCCTCACAAACTAACTTTTATAGTGCCGTAGAGCGAGGATCTGTTTCAGATTGGGGAGTGAGCTATCACAGAAAACCTTTTAACTTAGAAAATTACCCGATCAATTCTCTATTGGTGTCGGGATTAACAATAACTTTTATTTTGTACCTGATTTACAGCTATCTCTTTGGAGCTTAATACCAAATGAAATATTTAAACAGAACATCTCAAGATCGCGAAAAACATCATTACTTTAATCAACAACAGGGCGACAATAGAAAACAGCACAATCCGAACCATCGTCACCACTCTATTAGCTTAAATGATGTATTTCGGTCGTTATTAGCCCTTACTCAACTAGACAAAGACATCCCGACATTGATCAAGCTTTTTGAAGAACAAGGGCTTGAAATATGCGAAACGCGTGTACGCACTTGGTCAACACCCGTGCATATCAACAATAGACCAATACCACACATTATTTTTGTTGGTTTTATGAATTTACTTGAGTGCATCAATGCTGAAGCAAAACTCAAAGATATTAATCTGTTTGATCTGTCAGAAATCTTGGACGATATACGCAACTAACAATTATGTGGTTTAGCTATGACTGAAGAAATAAATAGTAATGAAAAAAAAGATGGTCCTATTACGGATGTAGGTAAAAAGTTTGCTGGTGCACGTAAAGACAACCCATCACCAGACTTCTCAGGCAACATGAATGGAATTAAGTCTGACAGCCTAGTGACTAAAAAGGAATATTGGCAAAAGCCTGATTTTAGAGCTGATGCCCAATCTGGCCATAAACCTGTAAAACATGCACTATTATTTTCTTTGGTCTATGCAAACTTAACCAACAAGCCTTTAGGGGGCGGTTGGTTTAGCATAGGTCAAAAGCAATGGGATGATGCCTACATTGCTACGCTACACTTCTTAAAAAACAAATATGAAAGCTCACACTACGAACGTTTAGAACAACTGACAGACGACTTTAATGCGTACATGACCGTTAAGTTTGGTGCTGGACGAAGTGAAAAAGATATTTTAGAACGCTACTCAGCTGGACGACATACCAATCGCAGAGTTAAACACCCACTATCATTTAGTTCAGACACACGTTTACGCTTAAAAAACTTAATCCCTTTAGGATGGCCAGACGATCGTGTACTTGATACGGATAATTATGGTGCCAAAAAATTATTAAACACTGAGACTGGTCAACATAAGTGGTATGCCGTTAAATCCATTTCAGCAAAGCGGTTTCAAACACTAGATGATTGGACGGAATACGACACATTCAATGCAGCACTAGAAAAAGTAAAAACATTTTTTCAGCCAATTTTAGATGAACGAGTCATAGAACCCAAAAAAGGACGCGCAAAACCACCCAAAAGACCGCGCTACGACAGAGTTGAAGTGCGCGAGGGTAAGGACCATCGAAAGGGTGAAAACATCGATAGCCAGTTGCTTATGGACTATTTCAAATTTTCTGGAGTCGAGTTCGGCAATTGGGTAAATCAAAAGGAACGTGCATGGTTTCTGAATTGCACGTATGACTCACTAATGGATCTTGTCGAACTTCTAGGTCTACCCGTTACGTTCGCATCTTTAGGCGGTAAGCTAGGAATAGCATTCGGTTCGCGTGGCACAGGCGTTGATAGCGCAGCAGCTCACTTTGAACCAGGTAATATGCTTATTCATTTGACCAAGACGCAAGGTGTTGGAGCACTAGCCCATGAGTTCGCGCACGGATTTGATTGTGTTTTGGCAAAACGAAACGGACTCAATAATAACTTTTTTAGCGAATACTTTCTTTACACCAGTAAAGGGCGTTACTCAGTACAGAATCATCAAGAGTCAGCATACAAACATCTTAAAGATGGCCAGACTGCAGATAAGTTTATCAAGCTGGTTAATTATCTTACTTTTAAGTCAACCAAATACCTTGATTACGAAGAAAGACAAGGCGGTACGGGC encodes:
- a CDS encoding LPD1 domain-containing protein — its product is MTEEINSNEKKDGPITDVGKKFAGARKDNPSPDFSGNMNGIKSDSLVTKKEYWQKPDFRADAQSGHKPVKHALLFSLVYANLTNKPLGGGWFSIGQKQWDDAYIATLHFLKNKYESSHYERLEQLTDDFNAYMTVKFGAGRSEKDILERYSAGRHTNRRVKHPLSFSSDTRLRLKNLIPLGWPDDRVLDTDNYGAKKLLNTETGQHKWYAVKSISAKRFQTLDDWTEYDTFNAALEKVKTFFQPILDERVIEPKKGRAKPPKRPRYDRVEVREGKDHRKGENIDSQLLMDYFKFSGVEFGNWVNQKERAWFLNCTYDSLMDLVELLGLPVTFASLGGKLGIAFGSRGTGVDSAAAHFEPGNMLIHLTKTQGVGALAHEFAHGFDCVLAKRNGLNNNFFSEYFLYTSKGRYSVQNHQESAYKHLKDGQTADKFIKLVNYLTFKSTKYLDYEERQGGTGFMNNAMHLDQSRSMYWSQPTEIFARLFECWVTDKLAENDQQNGFLVHGTEESANSWNMKLSAYPTGRERAILVDLMDDWLKALVRSWTK